From one Pedobacter faecalis genomic stretch:
- a CDS encoding TonB-dependent receptor has translation MSVRIPHKFLLCCLFALAQPSVPSLKAQDKQQLRGLICDEHGKAIEKAGVTLQPDNRRAITDARGRFLIKALYEGDYTLTASALGFEPEQITISIGAGRPNEVKMSLRTSSRQLSEVKVAGVHGNPDNFIDMTKTAMPSKVISREEIEMMGSRRLDEVLKEQTGLAIVNDIGSGSRAVGLQMQGFDSGYTMVMIDGQPMVGRNNGNFDLSRVTVSNIERIEIIKGASSCLFGSEALAGVVNIVTRKHISRPQAMAALKYGSFNMTDLTLEGESPFADKKGSAYLSANYYRTDGFNSNPYLSEGKTAPPFNSYSAQGRMRYVLSDVSSVNLNGRLVTRHSENRLAYQGVKPSVDVLNEFDLNGSIALNNNFSNGLRLKSQYYLTRYENKQGVTDLESGLVMPGSDFRQYLHRAELQADRQLTAVLGLTGGAGAAYELLDNDFYQGNKSMSNYFVYGQAQWQAAERLSVTAGARYDYHDKYGSKLNPSLGLRFAAGHNMNVKAAIGTGFKTPNFQQLYMVFTNIQTGYSVFGAEEFWREMGRLQEGGQIMSVFPMAQRVGQLKPERSVSYSGGFEYKPLASLGLYINLFYNDMRNFINYEQVALKTSGQQIYSYMNIAKAYTAGAELGGNWRASRSLSLSAGYQLLYAVDRGVVDSIRNGTGLYGQTYDVLSNRMRASRRSDYVGMNNRSRHMANLKATYIYDRLGLTGAVRLSYRSRYGFMEDNRANNFLDRWDRFVAGYFLFNVSVQKTFYGKHLQLQLTADNIMDYRDQLMPAQQGRAVLAGLSWRFFKDE, from the coding sequence ATGTCTGTCCGAATCCCCCATAAATTCCTCTTATGCTGCTTGTTTGCCCTTGCCCAACCTTCAGTACCCTCACTGAAGGCGCAGGACAAACAGCAGCTTCGGGGACTGATATGCGACGAGCACGGCAAGGCAATTGAGAAAGCGGGCGTGACTTTACAACCGGACAACAGGCGGGCAATTACTGATGCGCGAGGCAGGTTTTTGATAAAGGCTTTGTATGAGGGCGATTACACCTTGACGGCTTCGGCGTTGGGGTTTGAGCCTGAACAGATTACGATAAGTATTGGGGCGGGACGGCCTAACGAGGTTAAAATGAGTTTGCGGACAAGCAGCCGGCAGCTTAGCGAAGTGAAGGTGGCGGGTGTGCATGGTAATCCGGATAATTTCATCGATATGACCAAAACGGCTATGCCTTCTAAGGTGATTAGTCGAGAAGAGATCGAAATGATGGGCAGCAGGCGCTTGGACGAGGTATTGAAAGAGCAGACCGGGTTGGCGATCGTTAACGACATCGGTTCGGGCAGTCGCGCTGTAGGCCTGCAAATGCAGGGTTTTGATAGCGGCTATACTATGGTGATGATTGACGGGCAGCCTATGGTTGGCCGGAATAACGGCAACTTCGACCTCTCAAGGGTCACGGTATCTAATATTGAACGGATTGAAATCATTAAAGGAGCATCTTCCTGCTTGTTCGGCAGTGAGGCGCTTGCGGGGGTGGTAAACATCGTTACCCGCAAGCATATTAGTCGGCCCCAGGCTATGGCCGCCCTGAAGTATGGCAGTTTTAACATGACCGACCTGACGCTGGAAGGGGAAAGTCCCTTTGCGGACAAAAAAGGATCCGCGTATTTGTCGGCCAACTATTACCGGACGGATGGTTTTAACTCGAACCCTTATTTATCTGAGGGAAAGACCGCACCACCTTTTAACAGTTATTCGGCACAGGGAAGGATGAGGTATGTGCTGAGTGATGTGAGTTCCGTTAACCTGAACGGGCGACTGGTGACCAGGCATTCGGAGAACCGTTTGGCTTACCAGGGTGTGAAACCGAGTGTGGATGTGCTTAATGAGTTCGATTTGAATGGTTCGATAGCGCTGAACAACAATTTCAGCAACGGTTTGCGCTTAAAATCGCAGTATTATCTGACCCGGTACGAGAATAAACAGGGTGTAACCGACCTGGAAAGCGGCCTGGTGATGCCGGGCAGTGATTTTAGGCAGTATTTGCATCGCGCAGAGCTGCAGGCGGACCGGCAGTTGACCGCAGTACTGGGCCTGACTGGCGGTGCCGGTGCGGCCTATGAGTTGCTGGATAATGATTTCTATCAGGGAAATAAAAGTATGTCAAATTATTTTGTGTACGGACAGGCGCAATGGCAGGCCGCTGAACGCTTGTCGGTAACCGCTGGGGCGAGGTACGACTATCATGACAAATATGGAAGCAAACTGAACCCGAGTCTCGGTTTGCGTTTTGCGGCAGGCCATAACATGAACGTAAAAGCGGCCATTGGCACAGGTTTTAAAACGCCCAATTTCCAGCAGTTGTATATGGTGTTCACAAACATCCAGACGGGCTATTCGGTGTTTGGTGCCGAGGAGTTTTGGCGCGAGATGGGAAGGCTGCAAGAGGGGGGACAAATCATGAGCGTGTTTCCCATGGCGCAGCGTGTGGGCCAGTTGAAACCTGAGCGATCGGTGTCGTACAGCGGCGGGTTTGAATATAAACCTTTAGCTTCGTTGGGCTTATACATCAACCTGTTTTACAATGATATGCGGAATTTTATTAACTACGAACAGGTGGCCCTGAAGACGAGCGGTCAGCAGATCTATTCGTATATGAATATCGCTAAAGCATATACGGCCGGGGCGGAACTGGGTGGGAACTGGAGAGCTTCGCGCTCGCTGAGCCTTTCGGCGGGTTATCAGCTGCTATACGCGGTAGACCGCGGGGTGGTAGACTCGATAAGGAACGGCACTGGACTATACGGACAAACATACGATGTATTGAGCAACCGCATGCGTGCTTCGCGCAGAAGTGATTACGTGGGTATGAACAATCGCAGTCGGCACATGGCCAACCTGAAGGCGACTTACATTTATGACCGACTGGGGCTTACAGGCGCTGTCCGTTTGAGCTATCGGAGCAGATATGGTTTTATGGAGGACAACCGGGCAAATAACTTCCTGGACCGCTGGGACCGGTTTGTGGCTGGTTATTTTCTGTTCAATGTATCTGTGCAGAAGACATTTTATGGTAAGCATCTGCAGTTGCAGCTGACTGCGGATAATATTA
- a CDS encoding heme/hemin ABC transporter substrate-binding protein → MNKLYTALLLALLTIQSAFAAPKRIISLSGPITETVDALGYGAQIVAADVTSAYPVYINKVPKVSNDRAVSAEGIISFSPDLVLAPVGLISKQTEAQLKSAGVKLIVINQEYSPKGAVNFIRQVAQALGNPAKGEELIKRTTIEVNKALETVKRNPKSPKVLFLYARGTGVMMVAGKETSIDAIIKLAGAKNAASNFSKYKPYTTEALVAANPDIILMFDFGHKSLGGAAGILKMPGVNLTNAGKNKRIIEMDSELLTNFSVRLGQAITALNAKW, encoded by the coding sequence ATGAACAAATTATATACTGCCCTATTGCTTGCTTTGCTGACAATCCAATCGGCATTTGCAGCACCTAAAAGGATCATCAGCTTAAGTGGTCCGATTACCGAAACCGTAGATGCACTGGGATACGGCGCGCAAATTGTTGCTGCCGACGTCACCAGCGCCTACCCCGTGTACATCAACAAAGTACCGAAAGTAAGTAATGACAGGGCAGTCTCTGCAGAAGGTATTATTTCGTTCTCGCCCGATCTGGTGCTTGCACCAGTCGGGCTTATTTCCAAACAAACAGAAGCCCAGCTTAAGTCGGCCGGCGTAAAACTCATCGTCATCAATCAGGAGTACAGCCCCAAAGGCGCCGTGAACTTCATCAGGCAGGTAGCGCAAGCGCTTGGCAACCCTGCAAAAGGCGAAGAACTCATCAAAAGAACTACAATAGAGGTCAACAAGGCCCTCGAAACAGTAAAGCGCAATCCCAAATCACCGAAAGTCCTGTTCCTCTACGCCAGGGGCACCGGCGTTATGATGGTCGCCGGCAAAGAAACCAGCATAGATGCCATTATCAAACTGGCCGGAGCGAAAAACGCAGCAAGCAATTTCAGCAAATATAAACCCTATACTACAGAAGCCCTGGTAGCCGCCAATCCCGATATCATCCTGATGTTCGATTTCGGCCATAAAAGTCTGGGCGGAGCGGCCGGAATCCTTAAAATGCCTGGAGTGAACCTCACCAATGCTGGCAAGAACAAACGTATTATAGAAATGGACAGCGAGTTGCTGACAAATTTCTCCGTAAGGCTCGGACAAGCCATCACCGCTTTGAACGCCAAATGGTAA
- a CDS encoding FecCD family ABC transporter permease, translated as MVKKLSLYTFLIVTLVLSALVSMSLGAVKIGLSDILLILAQKTGIFANQDIPEQYTGVISMIRLPRVILGILVGAALGISGTAVQGIFRNPLAEPGLIGISAGASLFAVIIIVLEATLLASLSSLFGYYLLAFGAFAGAGLAAMAVYQISRNDGKSNIATMLLAGIAINALAGALTGLITFAADDQQLRNITFWMLGSLAGATWETVAALFPFVLIPLLLLPGMSKALNAFALGETQAAQLGLKTHVIKRNVVILATMAVGAAVAVSGIISFVGLLVPHTVRLAIGVDNKHVLPASALLGAVMLTLADMISRTIIAPIELPIGVVTALLGTPLFLHILIKDKKKLIV; from the coding sequence ATGGTAAAAAAACTTAGCCTTTATACCTTCCTGATCGTTACCCTGGTCCTCTCAGCGCTCGTCTCTATGAGCCTTGGCGCCGTTAAAATCGGGTTGTCCGACATACTGCTCATCCTGGCACAAAAAACCGGTATCTTCGCAAACCAAGATATCCCCGAGCAATACACCGGCGTTATCAGCATGATCCGTTTGCCGCGTGTTATTCTCGGCATCCTCGTCGGCGCTGCCCTGGGCATCTCCGGCACGGCCGTACAAGGCATTTTCCGCAACCCCCTTGCCGAACCCGGACTCATCGGCATCTCCGCAGGCGCGTCCCTCTTCGCCGTCATCATTATCGTGCTCGAAGCCACACTCCTGGCAAGTCTGAGCAGCCTCTTCGGCTATTATTTACTTGCCTTTGGCGCCTTTGCAGGAGCCGGGCTCGCTGCTATGGCCGTTTACCAGATCTCACGAAACGATGGAAAGTCTAACATCGCCACCATGCTGCTGGCCGGCATTGCCATCAATGCCCTGGCAGGTGCACTCACGGGGCTAATCACCTTTGCGGCCGATGATCAGCAATTGCGCAACATCACCTTCTGGATGCTCGGCAGCTTAGCCGGCGCCACTTGGGAGACCGTTGCCGCCCTCTTTCCCTTTGTCCTCATTCCGCTGTTGCTTTTACCAGGCATGAGCAAAGCCCTCAATGCCTTTGCCCTTGGTGAAACCCAGGCCGCACAGCTTGGGCTTAAAACCCATGTCATTAAAAGAAACGTTGTTATTCTGGCTACCATGGCCGTTGGCGCAGCAGTCGCCGTCTCGGGCATCATCAGCTTTGTGGGTTTGCTCGTGCCGCATACGGTGCGGCTGGCCATCGGGGTCGACAATAAGCATGTCCTGCCCGCCTCTGCCCTGCTTGGCGCAGTCATGCTCACATTGGCCGATATGATCAGTCGCACCATTATAGCACCCATAGAGCTACCCATCGGTGTGGTTACTGCATTACTCGGCACGCCGCTCTTTCTGCATATACTTATTAAGGACAAGAAAAAACTCATTGTATAA
- a CDS encoding heme ABC transporter ATP-binding protein — protein MLTAQALSYYIGKRPLLRNVSFSLRSGELLAILGANGAGKSTLLKMLSGEKTPSEGQITLHEKNLAEYKSVELARNKAVLNQQNIVSMAFTAEEIVSMGRYPHRGQTTVAQDRKICSQVMELTGTTVLAERSYLTLSGGEQQRVQLARVLAQIWDVPGALLIMDEPVASLDLQYQQQTLAIAKMLSRKGYMVITVLHDINLAAQYADRILMLKNGRKWYDGSAAEILSSKNIYEVFEISADIITQPSTLRPVFLPHEVLIELGQ, from the coding sequence ATGCTTACTGCACAAGCACTCAGTTATTATATTGGCAAGCGTCCACTTCTCAGGAACGTGTCCTTCAGCCTGCGCAGCGGCGAACTGCTCGCCATCCTGGGCGCAAACGGTGCCGGGAAGTCGACTTTGCTCAAAATGCTCAGCGGAGAAAAAACACCCAGCGAAGGTCAGATCACACTCCATGAAAAAAACCTTGCCGAATACAAGTCCGTCGAGCTGGCCCGCAACAAGGCTGTGCTCAACCAGCAAAATATCGTGAGTATGGCCTTTACGGCCGAAGAGATCGTCAGCATGGGCCGCTATCCGCACCGCGGACAAACGACCGTCGCGCAGGACCGAAAGATTTGCAGCCAGGTCATGGAACTCACCGGAACTACAGTGCTGGCAGAGCGATCTTATCTCACACTATCCGGCGGAGAGCAGCAGCGCGTGCAACTGGCCCGGGTGCTGGCGCAGATCTGGGATGTACCCGGCGCACTGCTTATCATGGACGAACCCGTGGCCAGTCTCGACCTCCAGTACCAGCAGCAAACCCTCGCCATCGCCAAAATGCTCAGTCGAAAAGGATATATGGTGATCACTGTGCTCCACGATATTAACCTGGCCGCACAATATGCCGACCGGATCCTGATGCTAAAAAACGGAAGAAAATGGTATGACGGTTCGGCGGCTGAAATACTCTCCAGTAAGAACATTTATGAAGTATTCGAAATCAGTGCAGACATTATCACGCAGCCAAGTACACTGCGGCCGGTGTTTTTGCCTCACGAAGTCCTTATAGAACTAGGGCAATAA
- a CDS encoding alanyl-tRNA synthetase yields the protein MNTQPSTDRKAAIMKWLKKVGFWGFMFFLIKGLVWLALGYWVFK from the coding sequence ATGAATACGCAACCAAGTACCGATAGAAAGGCAGCCATCATGAAGTGGCTGAAAAAAGTGGGCTTCTGGGGCTTCATGTTTTTCCTGATCAAAGGACTCGTTTGGCTGGCCCTGGGCTACTGGGTATTTAAATAA
- a CDS encoding DUF6266 family protein yields the protein MGIQKWGAFGGFRKKAGNLVGRRVNGQNVISQLPHESERPPTEAQLSVRAMFKLVVTFMKWISPLIKVGFQHAGKPKQTPFNAAFRYNFENAVTGMYPNWEVDYPKFMYSVGMLGNSDSASVVADTAEQLDFSWDAVPNTSIGSGTDKATLLVYNPVKDRFVMQADAALRSALQYTMAMPANFGGDLVHVWMSFVSADRKMASNTVYLGEIEIVA from the coding sequence ATGGGAATTCAAAAATGGGGAGCCTTTGGTGGCTTCCGAAAGAAGGCGGGCAACCTGGTTGGCCGCCGGGTGAATGGCCAGAACGTGATCAGTCAGCTTCCTCACGAGAGTGAGCGACCGCCTACCGAGGCGCAGCTGAGCGTTAGGGCGATGTTTAAACTGGTGGTCACTTTTATGAAGTGGATCAGCCCGTTGATCAAAGTTGGCTTTCAGCATGCTGGCAAGCCGAAGCAAACGCCGTTTAACGCTGCCTTCAGGTACAATTTCGAGAATGCGGTAACTGGCATGTATCCGAACTGGGAAGTTGATTATCCTAAGTTCATGTACAGTGTTGGTATGCTCGGCAATTCCGACAGTGCTTCGGTGGTTGCGGATACTGCGGAGCAGCTGGATTTTTCCTGGGACGCGGTTCCTAACACGTCTATTGGCTCGGGTACCGACAAGGCCACGCTGCTGGTTTACAATCCTGTAAAGGACAGGTTTGTGATGCAGGCGGATGCTGCGCTGCGCTCTGCTTTGCAGTACACGATGGCGATGCCCGCTAATTTTGGCGGGGATTTGGTTCATGTATGGATGAGCTTTGTTTCGGCTGATCGTAAAATGGCCAGCAACACGGTGTATCTCGGGGAGATTGAGATTGTTGCGTAA
- a CDS encoding phosphotriesterase family protein — protein sequence MHRRHFIKLSAIGVLTLNTKELQVMTVWGPVSPFRLGKVLAHEHIFTDFSGAGQETPQYNREEAFQFALPYLKKIKASGIGTIIECTPAYIGRDVILLKQLSEASRLHIITNTGYYAAVNQKYLPPHAHTESAQQLAQRWINEYKNGIEGTGIKPGFIKLGVGNAPLTPVERKLIQAAAITHKQTGLKIFIHTGNGEAATAEADLLQNEGIDLEAMIWVHAQNDQSGNYHLQLAKRGCWISLDGYSPAETEKYITFLQNLKQQNLLNKVILSHDDGFAVVNNQGKISFEAYRKNNDTIYTSIQTTLQPALIKAGFSEKDLTTLMHNNPPGVLII from the coding sequence ATGCACCGCCGCCACTTCATCAAACTCTCAGCCATCGGGGTACTCACGCTCAACACTAAAGAACTGCAGGTCATGACCGTCTGGGGACCCGTAAGCCCGTTCCGCCTGGGCAAAGTGCTGGCACACGAACACATCTTTACCGACTTCAGCGGGGCCGGGCAAGAAACACCACAGTATAACCGCGAAGAAGCCTTTCAGTTCGCCCTGCCCTATCTCAAAAAAATAAAAGCCAGCGGAATAGGCACCATTATAGAATGCACACCTGCATACATCGGTCGCGATGTCATCCTGCTCAAACAACTCTCCGAAGCAAGCCGCCTGCACATCATCACCAACACCGGTTACTACGCCGCCGTTAACCAAAAGTACCTGCCTCCACACGCACATACCGAAAGCGCACAACAACTCGCCCAGCGCTGGATCAACGAATACAAAAACGGCATAGAAGGAACCGGCATCAAGCCCGGCTTCATCAAACTCGGCGTGGGCAACGCACCCCTAACACCCGTAGAGCGCAAACTTATCCAGGCCGCAGCCATTACACACAAACAAACCGGGCTAAAAATTTTCATACACACCGGCAATGGCGAAGCCGCAACAGCAGAAGCAGATCTCCTGCAAAACGAAGGCATAGACCTCGAAGCCATGATCTGGGTGCATGCGCAAAACGACCAAAGCGGCAACTACCATCTGCAACTAGCCAAACGCGGCTGCTGGATCAGTCTCGACGGATACAGTCCGGCCGAAACCGAAAAGTACATCACCTTCCTGCAAAACCTAAAGCAACAAAATCTGCTCAATAAAGTCATCCTCTCGCACGACGATGGATTTGCCGTGGTAAACAATCAAGGGAAAATAAGTTTTGAAGCCTACCGTAAAAACAACGATACCATATACACCAGCATACAAACCACACTGCAGCCAGCACTGATAAAAGCCGGGTTCAGCGAAAAGGATCTCACCACCCTTATGCACAACAACCCGCCCGGTGTACTTATAATATAA
- a CDS encoding aminotransferase class V-fold PLP-dependent enzyme, translating into MTNITNEELTRFRSQTAGCSGVVHFNNAGASLPPDCVTDAVVEYLKEEALFGGYETESKYSGRLNEVYSLVAELIGADRDEVALFENASAAWQTAFKGIALEAGDEIITSELEYVSNLIALADIRKKGVKIIVIDNDAEGNFPLQQLDASISAKTKLIAVTHIPSSGGGVLPINDIGKIAVKHGVLYMVDACQTAGQYPIDVKAIGCDILSATGRKYMRAPRGTGFLFVKREVQNKLTPVLTDFLAAGNVSLDGYILRDDARRFELYEKSRALAIGLGKAVDYALAIGVDRIWQRVQHLADYARTVLTTVPGVTVHDSGAVKCGIVTFSVSGFDSMLVKNRLTEKGINVSFGGAQATPIYMENNQLQGIVRASIHYYNTEEEVDVLVGALRELLFDKNIV; encoded by the coding sequence ATGACTAATATTACTAACGAAGAGTTGACCAGATTTCGTAGCCAGACTGCTGGCTGCTCCGGAGTGGTGCATTTTAATAATGCTGGTGCTTCGCTACCTCCTGACTGCGTTACTGATGCGGTTGTGGAATATTTGAAGGAAGAAGCGTTATTTGGTGGTTATGAAACTGAATCGAAATATTCCGGTAGGCTCAACGAGGTATATAGCCTGGTAGCGGAACTGATAGGTGCGGATAGGGATGAGGTAGCTTTGTTTGAGAATGCAAGTGCGGCCTGGCAAACGGCATTCAAAGGGATCGCACTTGAGGCTGGCGATGAAATTATAACATCGGAGTTGGAATATGTCTCTAACCTGATAGCTTTGGCTGATATCCGAAAGAAGGGTGTTAAAATTATTGTAATAGACAATGATGCGGAAGGCAATTTTCCCTTACAACAGCTAGACGCTTCGATTAGCGCGAAAACGAAGCTTATCGCTGTAACGCATATTCCTTCATCTGGAGGCGGTGTTCTCCCTATAAATGATATCGGAAAAATTGCCGTTAAACATGGGGTATTGTACATGGTAGATGCTTGTCAGACGGCTGGCCAGTACCCTATTGATGTTAAGGCTATCGGGTGTGATATCCTTTCGGCGACTGGACGGAAATACATGCGCGCGCCGAGGGGAACAGGCTTCTTGTTTGTTAAAAGGGAGGTGCAGAATAAGTTGACACCAGTGTTAACCGATTTTCTGGCCGCTGGTAATGTTAGTCTGGACGGGTATATCTTGCGAGATGATGCACGCCGTTTCGAATTATATGAGAAAAGCCGGGCGCTTGCCATTGGTCTTGGAAAGGCGGTAGATTATGCCTTAGCGATTGGTGTGGATCGAATTTGGCAACGCGTTCAGCACCTGGCTGATTATGCGAGAACCGTTCTGACAACTGTGCCTGGTGTAACGGTTCATGACAGCGGTGCTGTGAAGTGTGGCATCGTTACCTTTTCAGTTAGCGGTTTCGACAGCATGTTGGTCAAAAATAGGTTGACTGAAAAGGGAATCAATGTGTCTTTTGGTGGGGCACAAGCCACGCCCATCTATATGGAAAACAATCAGCTTCAAGGTATTGTACGCGCCTCTATTCATTACTATAATACTGAAGAAGAGGTTGATGTTTTGGTTGGTGCCTTAAGAGAGCTTTTATTTGATAAAAACATCGTATAG